One stretch of Tribolium castaneum strain GA2 chromosome 5, icTriCast1.1, whole genome shotgun sequence DNA includes these proteins:
- the LOC100142500 gene encoding MFS-type transporter SLC18B1: MKYSDLPSPESPDSSRSSFNISSSTDGNRPRSKSLSNIFPDNYSPGEIHRIKERLLRTNSRLERSTFKSFTRKQKLTLTSLALVDFISFCSMSIMAPFFPREAAEKGLSDTVSGFIFSFYALVMFLTSPIFGKILPKFGAKGLFLSGMLMAGICNLLFATLEYVKNYTLFTTCCIVIRGFEALGASAFSTASYVFVVNTFPQNIGSVLGILETFVGLGMSTGPALGGVLYSLGGFSMPFFVLGIVMVLFVPLNLWMLPKIEDCNVSNRPPSICRLIRVPTVVITGLVVVIVSSSWAFLDPTLEPHLRQFNLTPEKIGLIFLLFSGLYGVSSPAWGWLADKVNNHWSMMVVGLFMCTIGLLLLGPCPYIPFLKSTLWLNLVALSILGISVALALLPTFQGLLSSAISSGCGDTLSTYSVIAGVWSCVYSLGEVVGPSLGGFLLQHYGFPITSTIMASMTFGLAVITFLFFVFKNSNCKDQDCVSDSGISGSWRGIPSDSDSSETTPLILSSIECNYRSYTEGKLQYYEQSRKHDSQMGEIDSNQVTDVRGTVNVTAGGACEV; this comes from the exons ATGAAGTACAGTGACCTGCCATCGCCAGAAAGCCCCGATTCTAGTAGAAGCAGCTTCAACATTTCCTCGTCCACCGATGGTAATCGCCCCCGGAGCAAATCCTTGTCCAACATTTTCCCCGATAATTACTCCCCGGGGGAAATCCATCGAATCAAGGAGCGATTATTAAG GACGAACTCACGACTGGAAAGATCAACTTTCAAAAGTTTTACTCGAAAACAAAAACTCACGTTAACTTCTTTAGCTTTAGTcgattttatcagtttttgcTCGATGTCCATCATGGCACCGTTTTTCCCACGGGAGGCGGCAGAAAAGGGATTATCGGATACGGTGTCAGGGTTTATTTTTAGCTTCTATGCGTTAGTCATGTTTCTGACCTCACCAATTTTCGGAAAAATT CTTCCGAAATTTGGTGCAAAAGGACTCTTTTTATCTGGGATGCTTATGGCAGGCATTTGCAATTTACTCTTTgc AACTCTTGAATATGTGAAAAACTATACACTCTTTACGACGTGTTGTATCGTAATTAGGGGGTTTGAGGCCCTTGGTGCTAGTGCCTTTTCGACGGCAAGTTACGTCTTTGTAGTCAACACTTTTCCGCAAAATATTGGATCTGTTCTG GGCATTTTGGAGACTTTTGTAGGCCTGGGAATGAGCACAGGCCCGGCGTTAGGAGGCGTCCTTTATTCG TTAGGCGGTTTTAGTATGCCATTTTTCGTTTTAGGAATTGTGATGGTACTTTTTGTCCCATTAAATTTATGGATGTTGCCAAAGATCgaag attgTAATGTCTCAAATAGACCACCATCGATCTGTAGACTGATTCGGGTGCCAACTGTCGTAATAACAGGGTTGGTGGTTGTAATTGTGTCCAGCTCTTGGGCTTTCCTCGACCCAACCTTAGAACCTCATTTGAGGCAGTTTAATCTGACTCCGGAAAAAATAGggttgatttttttgctattttcgGGACTTTATGGTGTTTCAAGTCCAGCATGGGGATGGCTTGCCGATAAAGTCAATAACCATTGGTCCATGATGGTTGTTGGGTTGTTCATGTGCACCATTGGGCTACTATTGCTAGGCCCATGTCCCTATATTCCATTTCTTAAGAG caCTCTGTGGCTAAATTTAGTAGCCCTATCAATACTCGGAATCTCGGTAGCTTTAGCACTATTACCAACATTTCAAGGACTCCTCAGTAGTGCCAT aagtaGCGGTTGTGGCGACACTCTTTCGACTTACAGTGTCATCGCTGGAGTTTGGTCTTGTGTTTACTCTCTGGGGGAGGTTGTAGGTCCCTCCTTAGGAGGTTTTCTCTTACAACACTATGGATTCCCCATAACTTCCACAATAATGGCCAGTATGACGTTTGGTTTG GCTGtgataacatttttatttttcgttttcaaaAATAGCAACTGTAAAGATCAGGACTGCGTTTCTGATAGTGGTATTAGTGGATCTTGGAGGGGTATACCTAGTGATAGTGATTCCTCCGAAACCACCCCATTAATTTTGTCCAGTATAGAGTGTAATTATAGATCATATACTGAAGGAAAATTGCAGTATTATGAGCAAAGCAGGAAGCACGATAGTCAG ATGGGAGAAATCGACAGCAACCAAGTGACTGACGTTAGGGGAACTGTTAATGTAACCGCAGGAGGGGCTTGTgaagtttaa